The Pseudomonas nunensis genome includes the window CCAGTTCGTGCTTTTCGTTGAGCTCGAAGCCGGCAATCGTGAAATGCCCGCCGAATCTGGCTGGCACCGGCGCCGACAAATACCAGCGATTGCCATGGCGGGACACCGTGAAGGGATAGGCCTCGCGCTCGCGGGGCTTGGCCTTGAAGTAACTGACGGCCTGATAGCGGTTGTCGCCGAGGCGTGTGAGCTCAAGGTTCATCGGTTCGCCCCAGGCATTGGTGCTGGTCCATTTGCCGAGCAGCCCGTTAGGCGCGGGTTCGCTCGAAGGCAGCGGTTCCTTGAAAGTCACCAGACAGCCACTGAGCAGCAGGAACGACAAGGCGATCACAACGACGCGCCAGGCTTTCATTCAATACTCCCTATGAACAACAGTCCCCAAGGTCACCGCCCCCATGTGGGAGCGGGCTTGCTCGCGAAGGCGGTTTAACATTCAACATCTACGTCGACTGTCACGCCGCTTTCGCGAGCAAGCCCGCTCCCACAGGGTTTGTGGGTTCCCACAAGGGGTTACACCGACGCCAATACCAAATGCATATACCGCGTGAGGATACCGAGCATTTCGGCTTCGGTCGCAGGCTCGGCGTCGTTGAGCAGGCCCTGATATTCCATCCGTCCGATAATAGCCGTCAACACTTTGGCATCCTGTTGTGGCTCGCGGGAGCCCAATACTTCGAAAAGCTGGCAGGTGCCCTGCAACAGAATCTGCTGATGGGAGCGCACCAACAGGGCCAGGCGCGGGTTGAGCAACGCTTCCTGGCGGAAGGCTTGCTCGGCCATCAAGTGCTCACGACGATTGATCAACTGCCGGTGCACATAGTCCGCCATCAGCCGCGCAATATCATCGGCCAACTGCGAGCGAGACTCCGGAGTGCCATCGCCGCTGACGACCATTTCGCGCAGCAGGCCTTCGTTGCTGGCCCACAGCTTGCCCATGTAAGCGGCGCTGCGCTCCACGTATTGGGCGAAGGTATCGGTGAGCAGATCATCGATATCCTTGAAATAGTAAGTGGTGGCCGACAACGGCACACCGGCCTCTGCCGCCACCGCACGGTGACGCACGGCCCGCACGCCATCGCGCACGACAATGCGCATGGCCGCATCGAGAATGTCCTGTCGACGCTGTTCGCTGCCCTGTCGGCTGGCCTTGCGGCCCTGGTACTGAACACTTTCAGCGACCGCAGTGGCGATACCCGCTGCACCTTCTTGAGCCATTGCACGATTCACGACAGGTAATCCCTCTTACGTCAAAAGTAACCAATTGATACGTTTGTACCAGACAGGCAATAAAAAGCCGCCTGTTTTAGGCGGCTTTTTAACTGAAACGTTTACGCTTGCGGCCGCATGTGCGGGAACAGGATCACGTCTCTAATCGACGGTGAGTTGGTCAGCAACATCACCAGGCGGTCGATGCCGATCCCTTCACCGGCCGTTGGCGGCATGCCGTACTCCAGCGCGCGAACGAAGTCGGCGTCGTAGTGCATGGCTTCGTCGTCGCCGGCGTCCTTGTCGGCCACCTGAGCCATGAAGCGTTCGGCCTGGTCTTCTGCGTCGTTCAACTCGGAGTAGGCGTTGGCGATTTCACGGCCGCCGATGAACAGTTCGAAACGGTCGGTGACGTTCGGGTTGTCATCGTTGCGACGGGCCAGCGGCGACACTTCGAACGGGTACTGGGTAATGAAGTGCGGCTGTTCCAGCTTGTGCTCGACCAGCTCTTCGAAAATCATTACCTGCAACTTGCCCAGGCCTTCGAAGCCCAGCACCTTGGCGCCGGCCTTCTTGGCGATGGCGCGAGCCTTGTCGATATCGGTCAGGTCGTCAGCGGTCAGCTCAGGGTTGTACTTGAGGATCGAGTCGAACACCGACAGACGCACGAACGGT containing:
- a CDS encoding TetR/AcrR family transcriptional regulator, coding for MNRAMAQEGAAGIATAVAESVQYQGRKASRQGSEQRRQDILDAAMRIVVRDGVRAVRHRAVAAEAGVPLSATTYYFKDIDDLLTDTFAQYVERSAAYMGKLWASNEGLLREMVVSGDGTPESRSQLADDIARLMADYVHRQLINRREHLMAEQAFRQEALLNPRLALLVRSHQQILLQGTCQLFEVLGSREPQQDAKVLTAIIGRMEYQGLLNDAEPATEAEMLGILTRYMHLVLASV